One stretch of Actinacidiphila sp. DG2A-62 DNA includes these proteins:
- the abc-f gene encoding ribosomal protection-like ABC-F family protein yields MSATLVAKNLAAGHGDRVLFSGLDLVVAPGDVIGLVGVNGAGKSTLLRLLAGLGEPEEGTLRLSPATATVGHLPQEPDRRAESVREFLARRTGVSAAQAALDAATQALVEGAPGADDAYAAGLERWLALGGADLDERAEEAAAALGLGVGLDQQMRSLSGGQAARAGLASLLLSRYDVFLLDEPTNDLDLDGLERLEKFVSELRSGTVLVSHDREFLARTVTGVVELDLAQQTVASYGGGYEAYLEERATARRHARAEYEEYAETKAGLEERARRQRAWMDKGTRNALRKAPDNDKVARRARAEGSEKQAAKARQTDRLIERLDVVEEPRKEWELRMRIAAAPRSGAVVATLGGAVVRRGDFTLGPVDLQIDWADRVAITGANGSGKSTLLAALLGRIAPDEGSAALGPGVRVGEVDQARALFRGEDTLLDAFRAPAPDLEPAEIRTLLAKFGLKADHVKRPAATLSPGERTRAALALLQARGVNLLVLDEPTNHLDLPAIEQLESALASYDGTLLLVTHDRRMLEAVHTTRRLEVAGGRVSER; encoded by the coding sequence ATGAGTGCGACCCTCGTTGCGAAGAACCTCGCCGCAGGCCACGGCGACCGCGTGCTGTTCTCCGGGCTCGACCTGGTGGTCGCCCCCGGGGACGTGATCGGCCTGGTGGGTGTGAACGGCGCGGGCAAGTCCACACTGCTGCGGCTGCTGGCCGGGCTCGGCGAGCCCGAGGAGGGCACGCTGCGGCTCAGCCCGGCGACCGCCACCGTCGGGCACCTGCCGCAGGAGCCGGACCGGCGCGCGGAGAGCGTACGGGAGTTCCTAGCCCGGCGGACCGGGGTGAGCGCCGCGCAGGCCGCCCTGGACGCGGCCACGCAGGCGCTGGTGGAGGGCGCGCCCGGCGCGGACGACGCGTACGCCGCCGGCCTGGAGCGCTGGCTCGCCCTGGGCGGCGCGGACCTGGACGAGCGCGCCGAGGAGGCCGCCGCCGCGCTGGGCCTGGGGGTCGGCCTGGACCAGCAGATGCGGTCGCTGTCCGGCGGGCAGGCCGCCCGCGCGGGCCTGGCCTCCCTGCTGCTCAGCCGCTACGACGTCTTCCTGCTGGACGAGCCGACCAACGACCTGGACCTGGACGGCCTGGAGCGGCTGGAGAAGTTCGTCTCGGAGCTGCGCTCGGGCACCGTCCTGGTCAGCCACGACCGCGAGTTCCTGGCCCGCACGGTCACCGGCGTCGTCGAGCTCGACCTCGCCCAGCAGACCGTGGCCTCCTACGGCGGCGGATACGAGGCGTACCTGGAGGAGCGCGCCACCGCCCGCCGGCACGCGCGCGCGGAGTACGAGGAGTACGCCGAGACCAAGGCGGGCCTGGAGGAGCGCGCCCGCAGGCAGCGCGCCTGGATGGACAAGGGCACCCGCAACGCGCTGCGCAAGGCGCCGGACAACGACAAGGTGGCGCGCCGCGCCCGCGCCGAGGGCAGCGAGAAGCAGGCCGCCAAGGCACGGCAGACCGACCGGTTGATCGAGCGGCTCGACGTGGTCGAGGAGCCCCGCAAGGAGTGGGAGCTGCGGATGCGCATCGCCGCGGCGCCGCGCTCGGGCGCGGTGGTGGCCACCCTGGGCGGCGCGGTGGTCCGCCGCGGCGACTTCACCCTGGGCCCGGTGGACTTGCAGATCGACTGGGCGGACCGGGTGGCGATCACCGGGGCCAACGGCTCGGGCAAGTCCACCCTGCTGGCCGCGCTGCTCGGCCGGATCGCACCCGACGAGGGCAGCGCCGCGCTCGGCCCCGGCGTGCGGGTCGGCGAGGTCGACCAGGCCCGCGCCCTGTTCCGCGGTGAGGACACGCTGCTCGACGCCTTCCGGGCGCCGGCGCCCGACCTGGAGCCGGCCGAGATCCGCACCCTGCTGGCGAAGTTCGGGCTCAAGGCCGACCACGTGAAGCGGCCGGCGGCGACGCTGTCGCCGGGCGAGCGGACCCGTGCCGCGCTCGCGCTGCTCCAGGCCAGGGGCGTCAACCTGCTGGTGCTCGACGAGCCGACCAACCACCTGGACCTGCCCGCCATCGAGCAGTTGGAGTCGGCGCTCGCCTCGTACGACGGCACGCTGCTGCTGGTCACCCACGACCGCCGGATGCTGGAGGCGGTGCACACCACCCGGCGGCTGGAGGTCGCCGGCGGGCGGGTCAGCGAGCGCTGA
- a CDS encoding DMT family transporter, which produces MAVFLLGVGAACCLGFGFVLQQRAASRAPLADFLSFRLLLHLIRMPDWLCGIALMVAGQVLGAVALAYGEVTLVEPLTATNLLFAMALSRRLTRQPLGWSGWGGVLLLAAGVTAFIVAGQPRGGDADAGPLRHWLVFGVVAGLALLLTLGARRLHASAEAALLALAAGLLYGLQDALTRICGQLVRDDGVAGLFAHWQPYAIVVIGLTGMLLVQSAFETAALRMSLPSLTAAQPLAGIACGVGFLGDRVRFSTGALAWEAVGLAAIVVGVILLGRHPAMPPGVAPQEPIGATRVL; this is translated from the coding sequence GTGGCCGTGTTCCTCCTCGGAGTCGGTGCCGCCTGCTGCCTCGGCTTCGGGTTCGTGCTGCAGCAGCGCGCGGCCTCGCGTGCCCCGCTGGCCGACTTCCTGTCCTTCCGGCTGCTGCTCCACCTGATCCGGATGCCGGACTGGCTGTGCGGCATCGCGCTGATGGTCGCCGGGCAGGTGCTGGGCGCGGTCGCGCTGGCCTACGGCGAGGTGACGCTGGTCGAGCCGCTCACCGCCACCAACCTGCTGTTCGCGATGGCCCTGTCCCGCCGGCTCACCCGGCAGCCGCTCGGCTGGTCCGGCTGGGGCGGCGTGCTGCTGCTCGCGGCCGGCGTCACCGCGTTCATCGTGGCCGGGCAGCCGCGCGGCGGCGACGCGGACGCGGGCCCGCTGCGGCACTGGCTGGTCTTCGGCGTGGTGGCCGGCCTCGCGCTGCTGCTCACGCTCGGCGCGCGCCGCCTGCACGCCTCCGCCGAGGCCGCGCTGCTCGCACTGGCCGCGGGCCTGCTCTACGGGCTGCAGGACGCGCTGACCAGGATCTGCGGGCAGCTCGTCCGCGACGACGGCGTGGCCGGGCTGTTCGCGCACTGGCAGCCGTACGCGATCGTGGTCATCGGGCTGACCGGCATGCTGCTGGTGCAGAGCGCCTTCGAGACGGCGGCGCTGCGCATGTCGCTGCCGTCGCTCACCGCGGCCCAGCCGCTGGCGGGCATCGCCTGCGGCGTCGGCTTCCTCGGCGACCGGGTGCGCTTCAGCACCGGCGCACTGGCCTGGGAGGCCGTCGGCCTGGCCGCGATCGTCGTCGGCGTGATCCTCCTCGGCCGCCACCCGGCGATGCCCCCGGGCGTCGCGCCGCAGGAGCCGATCGGCGCGACGCGCGTGCTCTGA
- a CDS encoding putative Ig domain-containing protein, whose amino-acid sequence MEGSSLQSKSPGRARRAIRRATLAVVATGALVTGGLVAAAAPSVAAAAPAASTAASTASTASTGANATGATGSSEGNAQHLCASPAKGAMSCLSLVRTDTLHHLGVTPNATPSGYGPTDLQSAYALPSSAGSGATVAIVDAQDDPNAEADLATYRSQYGLPACTTANGCFKKVNQTGGTSYPSPDSGWAGEISLDLDMVSAVCPQCHILLVEATSASMTNLGTAVNTAVSLGAKYVSNSYGGSESSSDTSYDSSYFNHPGVAITVSSGDSGYGVEYPAASKYVTAVGGTSLSRASGTTRGWTESVWGSSSGGEGAGSGCSAYDAKQSWQTDTGCSKRTVADVSAVADPNTGLAVYDSYQASGWQVYGGTSASSPIIASVYALAGTPAAGTVPASYPYAHTGSLNDVTSGANGSCSSSYLCTAKSGYDGPTGLGTPKGTAAFTNGGSTGGNTVTVTSPGNQSTQVGTAVSVTVHATDSASGQTLTYSASGLPAGLSINSSTGVISGTPTTAGTSSVTVTATDSTGASGSASFTWTVTTSGGGGCTPAQLLGNPGFESGNTVWSASSGVIDNSTGAPAHSGSYKAWLDGYGSTHTDTLSQSVTIPASCTSATFTFYLYVSTDETTTSTAYDKLTVAAGSTTLATYSNLNSSSGYVQKSINLSSYAGQTVTLKFTGTEDSSLATSFLIDDTAVNVS is encoded by the coding sequence ATGGAGGGCAGTTCATTGCAGTCCAAGAGTCCCGGCCGGGCCAGACGAGCGATCCGCCGCGCCACCCTCGCGGTCGTCGCCACCGGAGCCCTGGTCACCGGCGGTCTGGTGGCCGCCGCCGCTCCGTCCGTCGCCGCCGCGGCCCCCGCGGCGTCCACCGCCGCGTCCACCGCGTCCACCGCGTCCACCGGCGCGAACGCGACCGGCGCCACCGGATCGAGCGAGGGCAACGCGCAGCACCTGTGCGCCTCGCCCGCCAAGGGCGCCATGTCGTGCCTGTCGCTGGTGCGCACCGACACCCTGCACCACCTGGGCGTCACCCCGAACGCGACGCCGTCCGGCTACGGCCCGACCGACCTGCAGAGCGCCTACGCGCTGCCGTCGAGCGCCGGGTCCGGCGCGACCGTCGCCATCGTGGACGCGCAGGACGACCCGAACGCCGAGGCCGACCTCGCCACCTACCGCAGCCAGTACGGCCTGCCGGCCTGCACCACGGCCAACGGCTGCTTCAAGAAGGTCAACCAGACCGGCGGCACCAGCTACCCGTCCCCCGACTCCGGCTGGGCCGGCGAGATCTCGCTCGACCTCGACATGGTCAGCGCGGTCTGCCCGCAGTGCCACATCCTGCTGGTCGAGGCCACCTCGGCGTCCATGACCAACCTGGGCACCGCCGTGAACACCGCGGTGTCCCTGGGTGCGAAGTACGTCTCCAACAGCTACGGCGGCAGCGAGTCCTCCTCGGACACCTCCTACGACAGCTCGTACTTCAACCACCCGGGCGTCGCCATCACCGTCAGCTCCGGCGACAGCGGCTACGGCGTGGAGTACCCGGCCGCGTCCAAGTACGTCACCGCGGTCGGCGGCACCTCGCTGAGCCGCGCCAGCGGCACCACCCGCGGCTGGACCGAGTCCGTGTGGGGCTCCAGCTCCGGCGGCGAGGGCGCGGGCTCCGGCTGCTCGGCGTACGACGCCAAGCAGAGCTGGCAGACCGACACCGGCTGCAGCAAGCGCACCGTCGCCGACGTCTCCGCGGTCGCCGACCCGAACACCGGCCTCGCCGTCTACGACAGCTACCAGGCCAGCGGCTGGCAGGTCTACGGCGGCACCAGCGCCTCCTCGCCGATCATCGCCTCGGTCTACGCGCTGGCCGGCACCCCGGCCGCGGGCACCGTGCCGGCGTCGTACCCCTACGCGCACACCGGTTCGCTGAACGACGTGACCAGCGGCGCCAACGGCTCCTGCTCCAGCTCCTACCTGTGCACGGCCAAGTCCGGCTACGACGGCCCGACCGGCCTCGGCACCCCGAAGGGCACCGCCGCGTTCACCAACGGCGGCTCGACCGGCGGCAACACCGTCACCGTCACCAGCCCGGGCAACCAGTCCACCCAGGTCGGCACCGCGGTCAGCGTGACCGTCCACGCCACCGACTCCGCCTCGGGCCAGACCCTCACCTACAGCGCGAGCGGCCTGCCGGCCGGCCTGTCGATCAACTCCTCGACCGGCGTCATCTCCGGCACGCCGACCACCGCGGGCACCTCCTCGGTGACGGTGACCGCGACCGACTCCACCGGCGCCTCCGGCTCGGCCTCCTTCACCTGGACCGTCACCACCTCCGGCGGCGGCGGCTGCACCCCGGCCCAGCTGCTCGGCAACCCCGGCTTCGAGTCCGGGAACACGGTCTGGTCCGCCAGCTCCGGCGTGATCGACAACAGCACCGGCGCGCCGGCCCACTCCGGCTCCTACAAGGCCTGGCTGGACGGCTACGGCAGCACCCACACCGACACGCTGTCGCAGTCCGTGACCATCCCGGCCAGCTGCACCAGCGCCACCTTCACCTTCTACCTCTACGTCTCGACCGACGAGACGACGACCAGCACGGCCTACGACAAGCTCACCGTCGCGGCCGGCTCCACCACCCTGGCCACCTACTCCAACCTCAACAGCTCCAGCGGCTACGTGCAGAAGAGCATCAACCTCTCCTCGTACGCCGGCCAGACCGTCACGCTGAAGTTCACCGGCACCGAGGACTCCAGCCTCGCCACCTCCTTCCTCATCGACGACACCGCCGTCAACGTCAGCTGA
- a CDS encoding TIGR03084 family metal-binding protein, whose amino-acid sequence MPDPQAVRAVLDDLRAEWASLDALVAPLDAAGWATPTPAQGWTIAHQIAHLAWTEERALLAVTDPDAFAAERAVAAGAFDRYVDEGAETGARAAPAELLARWRGASTALGAALTASAAERPSVRHPWYGPPMSTASMAGARVMETWAHGEDVADALGVRRSPTARLWHVARLAVVARDYAFSVYGRPAPAEPFRIELTAPDGSLWTFGPPDAAQRVTGPALDLCLLAVRRRHRDDLAVRAVGEDAETWLSIAQTFVGPPGSGRPPTGGADPGEGADPGSPGPGGGAGGRGGADAGEDAGADAGASFRGAGPLPAGGDA is encoded by the coding sequence GTGCCGGATCCGCAAGCCGTTCGTGCCGTACTGGACGACCTCCGCGCCGAGTGGGCGTCGCTCGACGCCCTGGTCGCGCCGCTGGACGCGGCGGGATGGGCCACGCCCACGCCCGCGCAGGGGTGGACGATCGCGCACCAGATCGCGCATCTCGCCTGGACCGAGGAGCGGGCGCTGCTCGCGGTGACGGACCCGGACGCCTTCGCGGCCGAACGCGCCGTCGCCGCGGGCGCGTTCGACCGCTACGTGGACGAGGGCGCCGAGACGGGCGCGCGGGCCGCTCCGGCCGAACTGCTGGCCCGGTGGCGCGGCGCGAGCACCGCGCTGGGGGCCGCGCTCACCGCGAGCGCGGCCGAGCGGCCGTCCGTGCGGCACCCCTGGTACGGGCCGCCGATGAGCACCGCGTCGATGGCCGGCGCCCGCGTGATGGAGACGTGGGCGCACGGCGAGGACGTGGCCGACGCGCTCGGGGTGCGCCGCTCCCCCACCGCCCGCCTGTGGCACGTCGCGCGGCTGGCCGTCGTCGCCCGCGACTACGCGTTCTCGGTGTACGGCAGGCCGGCGCCCGCGGAGCCGTTCCGGATCGAACTCACCGCGCCGGACGGGTCGTTGTGGACGTTCGGCCCGCCGGACGCGGCGCAGCGGGTGACCGGCCCGGCGCTGGACCTGTGCCTGCTCGCGGTGCGCCGCAGGCACCGCGACGACCTGGCCGTGCGGGCGGTCGGCGAGGACGCCGAGACGTGGCTGTCGATCGCGCAGACGTTCGTCGGGCCGCCGGGGTCGGGCCGGCCGCCGACGGGAGGCGCGGACCCGGGCGAAGGGGCGGACCCGGGCAGCCCGGGCCCGGGCGGGGGCGCGGGCGGGCGCGGAGGCGCGGACGCGGGTGAAGACGCGGGCGCGGACGCGGGCGCGAGCTTCCGCGGCGCGGGTCCGCTCCCGGCGGGCGGCGACGCGTGA
- a CDS encoding acyl-CoA carboxylase subunit beta, which yields MLERLAEVSAAHAEALAGGGPKYQDRHRARGKLTARERIELLLDPDTPFLELSPLAGWGSDFTTGASIVTGIGVVEGVECLVTANDPTVRGGASNPWTLRKALRANEIAFANRLPVISLVESGGADLPSQKEIFIPGGALFRDLTRLSAAGIPTVAVVFGNSTAGGAYVPGMSDHVIMVKERSKVFLGGPPLVKMATGEESDDESLGGADMHARVSGLADHFAVDEPDALRTARRVVARLNWRKLGPSPRPDPRPPLFDEEDLLGIVPGDLRIPFDPREVIVRIADGSQFDEFKPLYGPSLVTGWAEVHGYPVGVLANAQGVLFSQESQKAAQFIQLANQRDIPLLFLHNTTGYMVGREYEQGGIIKHGAMMINAVSNSRVPHISVLMGASYGAGHYGMCGRAYDPRFLFSWPSAKSAVMGPAQLAGVLSIVARQSALAKGRPYDEAADEALRAMVEQQIEAESLPMFLSGRLYDDGVIDPRDTRTVLGLCLSAVHGAPVEGARGGFGVFRM from the coding sequence ATGCTGGAGCGGCTCGCGGAGGTGTCCGCGGCGCACGCAGAGGCGCTGGCCGGCGGCGGCCCGAAGTACCAGGACCGGCACCGCGCCCGCGGCAAGCTCACCGCGCGCGAGCGGATCGAGTTGCTGCTCGACCCCGACACCCCGTTCCTGGAGCTGTCGCCGCTGGCCGGCTGGGGCAGCGACTTCACCACCGGCGCGTCCATCGTCACCGGCATCGGCGTCGTCGAGGGCGTCGAGTGCCTGGTGACCGCCAACGACCCGACGGTGCGCGGCGGCGCGAGCAACCCGTGGACGCTGCGCAAGGCGCTGCGGGCGAACGAGATCGCGTTCGCCAACCGCCTGCCGGTGATCAGCCTGGTGGAGTCCGGCGGCGCCGACCTGCCCAGCCAGAAGGAGATCTTCATCCCCGGCGGCGCGCTCTTCCGCGATCTGACGCGGCTGTCGGCGGCCGGGATCCCCACCGTGGCCGTGGTGTTCGGCAACTCCACCGCCGGCGGCGCGTACGTGCCGGGGATGTCCGACCACGTGATCATGGTCAAGGAGCGCTCGAAGGTCTTCCTCGGCGGTCCGCCGCTGGTGAAGATGGCGACCGGCGAGGAGAGCGACGACGAGTCGCTGGGCGGCGCGGACATGCACGCGCGCGTCTCCGGCCTCGCCGACCACTTCGCGGTGGACGAGCCGGACGCCCTGCGCACCGCCCGCCGGGTGGTGGCCCGGCTCAACTGGCGCAAGCTGGGCCCGAGTCCGCGCCCCGACCCGCGCCCGCCGCTGTTCGACGAGGAGGACCTGCTCGGCATCGTGCCGGGCGACCTGCGCATCCCGTTCGACCCGCGCGAGGTGATCGTGCGGATCGCCGACGGCTCGCAGTTCGACGAGTTCAAGCCGTTGTACGGGCCGAGCCTGGTGACCGGCTGGGCCGAGGTGCACGGCTATCCGGTCGGCGTACTGGCCAACGCCCAGGGCGTGTTGTTCAGCCAGGAGTCCCAGAAGGCCGCGCAGTTCATCCAGTTGGCCAACCAGCGCGACATCCCGCTGCTGTTCCTGCACAACACCACCGGCTACATGGTGGGCCGCGAGTACGAGCAGGGCGGCATCATCAAGCACGGCGCGATGATGATCAACGCGGTGTCCAACTCGCGGGTCCCGCACATCTCGGTGCTGATGGGCGCGAGTTACGGCGCCGGGCACTACGGCATGTGCGGCCGCGCCTACGATCCGCGCTTCCTGTTCAGCTGGCCGAGTGCGAAGTCCGCGGTGATGGGCCCGGCCCAACTGGCCGGTGTGCTCTCGATCGTGGCCCGCCAGTCGGCACTGGCGAAGGGACGGCCCTACGACGAGGCGGCGGACGAGGCACTGCGGGCGATGGTCGAGCAGCAGATCGAGGCGGAGTCGCTGCCGATGTTCCTGTCCGGGCGGCTCTACGACGACGGCGTGATCGACCCGCGCGACACCCGCACGGTGCTCGGCCTGTGCCTGTCCGCGGTGCACGGCGCGCCCGTCGAGGGCGCGCGCGGCGGCTTCGGCGTCTTCCGGATGTGA
- a CDS encoding enoyl-CoA hydratase/isomerase family protein — MPAPDPAPALLLSTGDGVATVTIGNPARRNAMTLEMWHALPRLLAALAADPAVRVLVLTGAGDTFCAGADITDFAGPGGPRAPQDAAVAAEEALAAFPKPTLAAVRGFCVGGGCQLAVACDLRFAARGARFGVTPARLGLAYPPSSTRRLAALTSPSTAKHLLFSAELIDDERALRTGLVDEVLEPDGLDARVREFTAALVRRSLLTQVAAKEYLAAPEAGPALTADSGSGSGSGSGSGSGSDRVRAGYWAGQADASGETKEGAAAFLERREPAFGWTGPV, encoded by the coding sequence ATGCCCGCGCCCGACCCCGCGCCCGCGCTGCTGCTGAGCACCGGGGACGGCGTCGCGACCGTGACCATCGGCAACCCGGCCCGGCGCAACGCGATGACGCTGGAGATGTGGCACGCGCTGCCCCGGCTGCTCGCCGCCCTCGCGGCCGACCCCGCGGTGCGGGTCCTGGTGCTCACCGGCGCGGGCGACACCTTCTGCGCGGGCGCCGACATCACCGACTTCGCCGGGCCGGGCGGGCCGCGGGCGCCGCAGGACGCCGCGGTGGCGGCCGAGGAGGCGCTCGCCGCGTTCCCGAAGCCGACGCTGGCCGCGGTGCGCGGCTTCTGCGTGGGCGGCGGCTGCCAGCTCGCGGTCGCCTGCGACCTGCGGTTCGCCGCGCGGGGCGCGCGGTTCGGCGTGACCCCGGCGCGGCTCGGCCTGGCCTACCCGCCGTCCTCGACCCGCCGGCTGGCCGCCCTGACCTCGCCGTCCACCGCCAAGCACCTGCTGTTCTCGGCCGAACTGATCGACGACGAGCGGGCGTTGCGCACCGGCCTGGTGGACGAGGTGCTGGAGCCGGACGGACTCGACGCGCGCGTCCGCGAGTTCACCGCGGCGCTGGTCCGGCGCTCGCTGCTCACCCAGGTGGCCGCCAAGGAGTACCTCGCCGCTCCGGAGGCCGGCCCCGCTCTCACCGCCGACTCCGGCTCCGGCTCCGGTTCCGGCTCCGGTTCCGGCTCCGGCTCCGACCGGGTCCGCGCCGGCTACTGGGCCGGCCAGGCCGACGCCTCGGGCGAGACGAAGGAGGGCGCCGCGGCCTTCCTGGAGCGCCGCGAGCCGGCGTTCGGCTGGACCGGGCCGGTCTGA
- the idi gene encoding isopentenyl-diphosphate Delta-isomerase: protein MPTSPATGRPGSSPAAAPSPNGVAEPIMLELVDEAGVTIGTAEKLSAHLAPGRLHRAFSVFLFDEQGRMLLQRRALGKYHSPGVWSNTCCGHPYPGEQPFVAAARRTAEELGVAPALMRAAGTVRYNHPDPASGLVEQEFNHLFVGTVDAPLDPDPEEIGETLFATPEQLDRLRGTGPFSAWFPTVLDAVLPAVREVTGGAAGW, encoded by the coding sequence ATGCCAACCAGTCCTGCCACCGGCCGACCGGGCTCCTCCCCCGCCGCCGCGCCGTCCCCCAACGGGGTCGCGGAACCGATCATGCTCGAACTGGTCGACGAGGCCGGCGTCACGATCGGCACGGCGGAGAAGCTGTCGGCGCACCTCGCGCCGGGACGGCTGCACCGGGCGTTCTCCGTCTTCCTCTTCGACGAGCAGGGCCGGATGCTGCTGCAGCGCCGCGCGCTCGGGAAGTACCACTCCCCGGGCGTGTGGTCCAACACCTGCTGCGGCCACCCGTACCCCGGCGAGCAGCCGTTCGTGGCCGCCGCCCGGCGCACCGCGGAGGAGCTGGGCGTCGCGCCCGCCCTGATGCGCGCGGCCGGCACGGTGCGCTACAACCACCCGGACCCGGCGTCCGGACTGGTCGAGCAGGAGTTCAACCACCTGTTCGTGGGCACCGTCGACGCGCCGCTGGACCCCGACCCCGAGGAGATCGGCGAGACGCTCTTCGCCACGCCGGAGCAGTTGGACCGGCTGCGCGGGACCGGCCCGTTCTCCGCGTGGTTCCCGACCGTGCTGGACGCGGTGCTGCCCGCGGTCCGCGAGGTCACCGGCGGCGCGGCCGGCTGGTAG
- a CDS encoding TrmB family transcriptional regulator codes for MDTEDGPVNDLVALGLARYEARVYLALVRRESYTAAEVAREADVPRQRVYDVLDALVRRRLATAHPGRVATFSAVAPELAVARLMALQREALERLDRVSSALTAALVPVWADGRSQTVPLDYVEILRDPKSIAEAFADIQNQARRELLSFSKPPFVAPALNTPGIKAVRRLRRAGGSVRAIYTHEALADPETLENVRRSTAAGEECRFADELPLKLVIADASLVLCDMPDPVAGTGSTTALYIEHPALAACLRLAFLTVWESARTAPGEEA; via the coding sequence ATGGACACGGAGGACGGACCGGTCAACGACCTGGTGGCGCTCGGCCTGGCCCGCTACGAGGCACGCGTCTACCTGGCCCTGGTGCGCCGGGAGTCGTACACCGCCGCGGAGGTCGCCCGCGAGGCGGACGTCCCCCGGCAGCGGGTCTACGACGTGCTGGACGCGCTCGTCAGACGGCGGCTGGCGACCGCCCACCCGGGACGGGTGGCGACCTTCTCCGCGGTCGCGCCGGAGCTGGCGGTGGCCCGGCTGATGGCGCTGCAGCGGGAGGCGCTGGAGCGTCTGGACCGGGTCTCCAGCGCGCTGACCGCCGCGCTGGTCCCGGTCTGGGCCGACGGCCGCTCGCAGACCGTGCCGCTGGACTACGTGGAGATCCTGCGCGACCCCAAGTCGATCGCCGAGGCGTTCGCCGACATCCAGAACCAGGCCAGGCGGGAGCTGCTCAGCTTCTCCAAGCCGCCCTTCGTCGCGCCCGCGCTGAACACCCCCGGGATCAAGGCGGTGCGCCGGCTGCGCAGGGCCGGCGGCTCGGTCCGGGCGATCTACACCCACGAGGCGCTGGCCGACCCCGAGACCCTGGAGAACGTACGGCGCTCGACGGCCGCGGGCGAGGAGTGCCGGTTCGCCGACGAGCTGCCGCTGAAGCTGGTGATCGCGGACGCGTCGCTCGTGCTGTGCGACATGCCCGACCCGGTGGCCGGCACCGGCTCGACCACCGCGCTCTACATCGAGCACCCGGCGCTGGCGGCGTGCCTGCGCTTGGCCTTCCTCACGGTGTGGGAGAGCGCGCGGACCGCGCCGGGCGAGGAGGCGTAG
- a CDS encoding ATP-binding protein, which yields MVGTVMEVRGSVPPGQVPSPRPYEGVWRFTVPALDSSVPQVRHGVRGLLRDQSVPVEEDVLYGLLVIVSELVTNAVKHAAVLSPQIAVELAVGAEWVRVAVEDNHPYRPTALETDHGRTGGRGLLLVKTIADEAGGSYDIAQTPGGGKVIWAALPLRPPSVY from the coding sequence ATGGTGGGTACGGTCATGGAGGTGCGCGGGAGCGTCCCGCCGGGTCAGGTTCCGTCCCCGAGGCCGTACGAGGGCGTGTGGCGCTTCACCGTGCCCGCCCTGGACTCCTCCGTCCCGCAGGTGCGCCACGGCGTCCGCGGCCTGCTGCGCGACCAGAGCGTGCCGGTGGAGGAGGACGTGCTGTACGGGCTGCTGGTGATCGTCTCGGAGCTGGTCACCAACGCGGTCAAGCACGCCGCGGTGCTCTCCCCGCAGATCGCGGTGGAGCTGGCGGTCGGCGCCGAGTGGGTCAGGGTCGCGGTCGAGGACAACCACCCGTACCGGCCCACCGCGCTGGAGACCGACCACGGGCGCACCGGCGGGCGCGGGCTGCTGCTGGTGAAGACGATCGCCGACGAGGCCGGCGGCTCCTACGACATCGCGCAGACGCCGGGCGGCGGCAAGGTGATCTGGGCGGCGCTGCCGCTGCGGCCTCCGTCGGTGTACTGA